From the genome of Methylocystis bryophila, one region includes:
- a CDS encoding c-type cytochrome, with product MTADQQRFDNLPHHGRKRPRLRRLSALYWLLLCDVAHSASLLDRGQYLVEALMACDNCHTPRSTEGYDYSRRFSGGSQVFTDKDYSVRGSNISPDLESGVGPWSDAELKAAIVSGVSPKGRLAPVMPSESYRALTPNDLNAVVAFLRAKRPIKSDAPPQERHGALEPRRAIPGAETPLSDAGLADPLQQGLYVASLARCMSCHSGETDGAPDPERRLGQGGRIFRTPAGATVASNITSHPTKGVGAWTDQELKRAIIEGTGRDGKPLAPTMANLSKAHFSKMAERDIEALIAWLRTTPPKE from the coding sequence TTGACCGCCGACCAGCAACGCTTTGACAATCTCCCCCATCACGGAAGGAAACGCCCTCGACTGCGGCGCCTAAGCGCGCTCTACTGGTTGCTGCTTTGCGACGTCGCCCATTCGGCCTCCCTTCTCGATCGCGGGCAATACCTCGTCGAAGCGCTCATGGCGTGCGACAATTGTCACACCCCGCGCTCGACCGAGGGATATGACTACTCCCGAAGGTTCTCCGGGGGATCCCAGGTCTTTACCGACAAAGACTACTCCGTGCGGGGATCGAATATCTCGCCCGATCTGGAGAGCGGAGTCGGGCCATGGTCCGACGCCGAGCTTAAAGCGGCGATCGTGAGCGGCGTCAGCCCAAAGGGTCGGCTGGCGCCCGTCATGCCCTCGGAGTCCTATCGGGCGCTAACCCCCAACGATCTCAACGCCGTCGTCGCCTTCCTACGCGCGAAGCGCCCTATTAAATCGGACGCGCCTCCACAGGAGCGACACGGAGCGCTTGAGCCGCGGCGAGCCATTCCCGGCGCGGAGACTCCCCTCTCCGACGCCGGACTTGCGGATCCGCTTCAACAGGGTCTTTACGTCGCTTCGCTCGCCCGATGCATGAGTTGTCACAGCGGAGAGACGGATGGCGCGCCGGACCCGGAAAGGCGCCTGGGACAGGGAGGGCGGATTTTCCGCACGCCTGCCGGCGCCACGGTGGCGTCGAACATCACCTCCCATCCGACGAAAGGGGTCGGCGCGTGGACGGACCAGGAGCTGAAGCGCGCGATAATCGAGGGCACAGGTCGCGATGGCAAGCCGCTCGCGCCGACGATGGCCAATCTCTCCAAGGCGCATTTCTCCAAGATGGCGGAGAGGGATATCGAGGCGCTGATCGCCTGGCTGCGCACAACGCCGCCCAAAGAGTGA
- a CDS encoding trypsin-like serine peptidase has product MQKTDEERYRGAGVLMCFTDMGTLERAAAAWLIGARQLVVLNAHNFVDRSLLPSHPVENCFFRIRGVDRYFDPGSLKLGVDGNSKSLHITDDWALLRLTEPVPDDIEPQPTPDASFIATGTNMKVVMVSPAGHSNSRLEASLEECSIQTVDAPSEARIRRVRHDCNDGYGGSGSGLFTEDGRLIAMHSASLEMNAKRPFDIETHYGSALLFEGALVEAIKQEAAFPSH; this is encoded by the coding sequence ATGCAGAAAACCGACGAGGAGAGATATCGCGGCGCCGGTGTGCTCATGTGCTTCACGGACATGGGGACTTTGGAGCGTGCGGCGGCGGCTTGGTTGATTGGCGCTCGCCAGCTTGTGGTGCTGAACGCACATAATTTCGTGGATCGCTCCTTGCTGCCCAGTCATCCCGTCGAGAACTGTTTCTTTCGGATTAGGGGTGTGGATCGCTATTTCGATCCGGGCAGCCTCAAGCTCGGCGTGGACGGGAATTCAAAGTCGTTGCACATTACGGACGATTGGGCGCTGCTGCGCCTCACTGAGCCTGTTCCGGACGATATCGAGCCGCAACCGACGCCGGACGCATCCTTCATCGCGACGGGAACGAATATGAAGGTCGTCATGGTGTCTCCAGCGGGCCATTCGAACTCGCGTTTGGAGGCGTCGTTGGAAGAGTGCTCAATCCAAACTGTCGACGCGCCGAGTGAAGCGCGCATTAGACGCGTGCGTCACGATTGCAACGACGGCTATGGCGGATCAGGTTCTGGTCTCTTCACCGAGGATGGCCGGCTGATCGCGATGCACAGCGCCTCGCTCGAGATGAACGCCAAACGGCCGTTCGACATCGAGACGCATTATGGCTCGGCCTTGCTCTTCGAAGGCGCGCTCGTTGAGGCGATAAAGCAAGAAGCCGCCTTCCCTTCGCATTAG
- a CDS encoding EF-hand domain-containing protein, translating to MALGKMFATGLVATGFFIGGAFIASAPARAERSAVKALDTDNDGTLDLDEVTKAAQTVFDRLQKDQDDTLDPKEIGSRLSTKEFAAADPDNDKTLSKEEYVAVAMKLFKEADTENDGTLDAKELNSKAGRELLRLIH from the coding sequence ATGGCGCTCGGCAAAATGTTTGCGACCGGTCTGGTCGCCACAGGGTTCTTCATTGGCGGAGCGTTTATCGCGTCCGCCCCGGCGCGCGCCGAACGGTCGGCGGTCAAAGCGCTCGACACGGATAATGATGGGACCTTGGACCTGGATGAGGTGACCAAGGCGGCGCAGACCGTCTTCGATCGCCTGCAGAAGGATCAGGACGACACGCTCGACCCAAAGGAAATCGGCTCGCGTCTTAGCACCAAGGAGTTCGCCGCCGCCGATCCTGACAATGACAAAACTCTCTCGAAAGAAGAGTATGTCGCGGTTGCAATGAAGCTCTTCAAGGAAGCGGATACGGAGAACGACGGCACGCTTGACGCCAAGGAGCTGAATTCGAAGGCCGGGCGCGAGCTTCTGCGTTTGATCCACTAA
- a CDS encoding methanol/ethanol family PQQ-dependent dehydrogenase, whose product MRKLVNSVSLLCLCLAAPLAISPARAEDKLEALAKSEDNWAMQGKNYSANHYSTLTQINAGNVKNLKVSWSFSTGLLSGHEGAPLVVDGKMFIHTSFPNNTFALSLDDPTRILWQDKPKQNAAARAVACCDIVNRGLAYWAGDDKTPSLIIKTLLDGNVVALNAETGKLYWKVENSDYKVGSTLTVAPHVFKDVVLVGSSGAELGVRGYMTAYDVRTGEQKWRAYATGPDSDVLIGDDFNKANPHYGQRGLGTSTWEGDAWKIGGGTNWGWFAYDPDTNLVYYGSGNPAPWNETMRPGDNKWTMTIWGRDLETGAAKFGYQKTPHDEWDFAGINFMMLSEQKDKDGKLRKLLTHPDRNGIIYTLDRTDGTLVSADKIDDTVNVFKKVDIKSGLPVRDPEYGTRMDHLGKDICPSAMGYHNQGLDSYDPTKELFFLGANHICMDWEPFMLPYRAGQFFVGATLNMYPGPKGDRQKGEGLGQIKAYNAITGQFKWEKMERFAVWGGTAATAGNVVFYGTLDGFIKARNSDSGELLWKFKLPSGVIGHPIVFQHKGVEYVAILYGVGGWPGVGLVFDLQDPTAGLGAVGAFKQLANYTQMGGGVMVFSLNGQGPYDDLNLGEYKPN is encoded by the coding sequence ATGAGAAAGCTGGTGAATTCCGTTTCGTTGTTGTGTCTCTGCCTAGCCGCGCCACTCGCGATATCCCCGGCCCGGGCTGAAGATAAGCTCGAGGCCCTGGCCAAAAGCGAAGACAACTGGGCGATGCAAGGCAAGAACTACAGCGCAAATCATTATAGCACGCTGACGCAGATCAATGCCGGCAATGTCAAGAATCTGAAGGTCAGCTGGTCCTTCTCCACCGGCCTGCTCAGCGGTCATGAAGGCGCTCCGCTCGTCGTCGACGGCAAAATGTTTATTCATACATCATTCCCCAACAACACCTTTGCGCTGAGCCTCGACGATCCGACTCGCATTCTCTGGCAGGACAAGCCGAAGCAGAACGCCGCCGCGCGCGCTGTCGCCTGTTGCGATATCGTGAACCGAGGCTTGGCCTATTGGGCCGGAGACGACAAGACGCCGTCGCTCATCATCAAGACTCTGCTCGACGGAAACGTCGTCGCGCTGAACGCCGAAACCGGCAAGCTTTACTGGAAGGTCGAAAACTCCGACTACAAGGTCGGCTCGACGCTGACCGTCGCCCCGCATGTGTTCAAGGATGTCGTCCTGGTCGGCAGCTCGGGCGCCGAGCTTGGCGTTCGTGGCTATATGACAGCCTATGACGTCCGCACCGGCGAGCAGAAGTGGCGCGCTTACGCGACGGGACCGGACTCCGACGTTCTCATCGGCGACGACTTTAACAAGGCCAATCCGCACTACGGACAGAGAGGCCTGGGAACCTCCACCTGGGAAGGCGACGCCTGGAAGATCGGCGGCGGCACCAACTGGGGCTGGTTCGCCTATGACCCGGACACGAATCTCGTCTACTACGGCAGCGGCAATCCAGCGCCGTGGAACGAGACGATGCGTCCCGGCGACAATAAATGGACCATGACCATCTGGGGTCGCGACCTCGAGACCGGCGCGGCAAAGTTCGGCTACCAAAAGACTCCGCACGACGAGTGGGACTTCGCCGGCATCAATTTCATGATGCTTTCCGAGCAGAAGGACAAGGACGGCAAGCTGCGCAAGCTGCTGACGCATCCTGATCGCAACGGCATTATTTATACCCTCGACCGCACCGATGGAACGCTGGTCTCCGCGGACAAGATCGACGACACGGTCAATGTGTTCAAGAAGGTCGACATCAAGTCCGGCCTGCCGGTGCGCGATCCCGAATATGGCACTCGAATGGACCATCTGGGCAAGGACATCTGCCCGTCGGCGATGGGCTATCACAATCAAGGGCTCGACTCATACGATCCCACGAAGGAGCTGTTCTTCCTCGGCGCGAACCACATCTGCATGGATTGGGAGCCCTTCATGCTGCCCTATCGCGCGGGTCAGTTCTTCGTCGGCGCGACGCTGAACATGTATCCGGGTCCAAAGGGCGATCGTCAGAAGGGTGAAGGTCTCGGCCAGATCAAGGCCTACAACGCCATCACCGGCCAGTTCAAATGGGAGAAGATGGAGCGCTTCGCCGTTTGGGGCGGCACCGCCGCCACCGCCGGCAATGTGGTGTTCTACGGAACGCTCGACGGCTTCATCAAGGCCCGCAACAGCGACAGCGGCGAGCTCTTGTGGAAATTCAAGCTGCCGTCCGGCGTGATCGGCCATCCGATCGTCTTTCAGCACAAGGGCGTCGAATATGTGGCGATCCTGTATGGCGTCGGCGGATGGCCGGGAGTGGGTCTCGTGTTTGACCTCCAGGATCCGACCGCCGGACTCGGAGCCGTCGGCGCCTTCAAGCAGCTCGCCAATTACACGCAAATGGGCGGCGGCGTGATGGTGTTCTCTCTCAACGGTCAGGGTCCCTACGACGATCTGAACCTGGGCGAGTACAAGCCAAACTGA